One Campylobacter concisus DNA window includes the following coding sequences:
- a CDS encoding Fur family transcriptional regulator has translation MIENLEYDALLEKFKRVLRDNGLKYTKQREILLKTLYNNDEHFTPERLYLFIKETYPELNIGIATVYRTLNLLEESEMVTSISFGSQGKKFELATKPHHDHMICRKCGLIIEFEDPMIEKRQISIAKEHGFKLTGHMMQLYGICEKCSKNNIKGK, from the coding sequence ATGATAGAAAATTTAGAATATGATGCCTTGCTTGAGAAATTTAAAAGAGTTCTTCGTGATAATGGTTTAAAATATACAAAACAGCGTGAAATTTTACTAAAAACGCTTTATAACAATGACGAACACTTTACGCCAGAGAGGCTATATCTTTTTATAAAAGAGACCTATCCTGAGCTAAATATCGGCATCGCAACTGTTTATAGGACGCTAAATTTACTAGAAGAATCAGAGATGGTAACATCTATCAGCTTTGGTTCACAAGGCAAGAAATTTGAGCTTGCCACAAAGCCACACCATGACCACATGATATGTAGAAAGTGCGGTCTTATCATAGAATTTGAAGATCCTATGATAGAAAAAAGGCAAATAAGCATCGCAAAAGAGCATGGCTTTAAACTAACTGGTCACATGATGCAGCTTTATGGAATTTGCGAAAAATGTTCAAAAAATAATATAAAGGGAAAGTAA
- a CDS encoding CvpA family protein, with translation MDLVTWFDIIVIALVLILGVKGIINGLIKEAFGLIGLIGGLVVASRFSDVAESFISKNIYKFENPSFLQFVAFIGLWLVFWLVCLLVGKFLSKIVSVSGLGFLDRFGGFVMGSGKIFLTFSAVVAVMSGTSLNKMIEPYFTNSKVYPLLLETGRWITNIDVKNIKNELDEMVVRPKDTNKSDAFISMDANASTNTDTNVTKGEEK, from the coding sequence ATGGATTTAGTAACTTGGTTTGACATTATCGTCATCGCCCTTGTCCTGATACTTGGCGTAAAAGGCATAATAAACGGGCTTATAAAAGAGGCATTTGGGCTTATCGGGCTAATAGGTGGTCTAGTTGTCGCTAGTAGATTTTCAGATGTAGCTGAGAGCTTCATAAGCAAAAATATCTATAAATTTGAAAATCCTTCATTTTTACAATTTGTCGCATTTATCGGACTTTGGCTAGTTTTTTGGCTAGTTTGTCTACTAGTTGGCAAATTTTTATCAAAGATAGTTTCAGTAAGCGGCCTTGGCTTCTTAGACAGGTTTGGTGGATTTGTCATGGGAAGTGGCAAAATTTTCCTCACATTTTCAGCAGTCGTTGCCGTAATGTCAGGCACTTCGCTAAATAAAATGATCGAGCCATACTTCACAAATAGCAAGGTCTATCCGCTCCTGCTTGAAACTGGTAGATGGATAACAAATATCGATGTGAAAAACATCAAAAATGAGCTAGATGAGATGGTAGTAAGACCAAAGGATACAAACAAGAGTGATGCATTTATTTCAATGGATGCAAATGCAAGCACAAACACCGACACAAACGTCACTAAAGGGGAAGAGAAATGA